The DNA segment ttatgattatttttaaatttttatgaattatacaTAGATTATCACGCTAGTGGCCACATCaatgttgttaaaattttaacattttaatcaatttttcctttcaaaaacaaacaatttgactaaattttaaatgttaaaggCCAAAATGACCCCTCCCCACCTCCCCAAAAAAAAGTCCAAAATGAGTAAACATTAGGAGCTAAATTTATCTTTATGcctattttttattatctagttTCCAAGTCACTTGTGTTGCATGTGATTTTacgcttttaatttttaattaatttttaaataacatatttttaattattattacctATCATTGATAGTGATAATTTCTCttactttttaaataatatataaatttagaactatataaaaagtaaattataacattaatttaaaaaaaaataagtaaaacaacttacaacaattataataatagtttatGATAAATACAAAAGATACTTATagctaattaataaataaatttaataataatggataaaaataattattgaaatttgaCTTTCTTTTCTAAACAAATTCACAGAACATTTTTTACATACACAACAAATAACAAATAGATAAAAGAAATGATTTTGAGGGTACTTACTTCACACATAAACAacttatgtaaaaaaaaatttaaaatagtatcataatattatattatctcattatcaattaaaataatcttCGATCACATCTCTATTTTAATGGTAAGTTTTTTAGATATTACTTGATAGAATATCCCTAACTACTAAATGCTATTTATAAAactaaatctaaattttaattagtatataactctaatattaatttagtgataattaagatgtttgaatttctattcaaGTAATTCAAGTaataacattattttatattaataaaattaaataaattttttaaaaataaaaattaacacaacttttttacataaaaattttaactaataattataaattaaattataattatcaaaattctcctatattttatgcttacagttctattcaagtaataattttattttaaaattaacacaacttctttaattaatatttttaaattaaattaaattaaattagtttttaaaattaattgttgttggttcaaaaaattttccaaactCATACTTTTATTTATCACAGGAATGGCTAAAAAATTCAACATCAATGATGTTGGTGACAAAATTGAAAATTCTTGGAATTGAAAATTCTTGAGGAGTAAGTGGTTGTAGGATAAATATTGCCTTTTATTGATTACCATATTTTTGTCCAATTCTTTTTTAcctttatttgatgaatttttaaaactGTATAACAACAATTTAATGAAATCAAACATACTTAAAATGTGCTTGAAgaattttaatataattcaagttatcaAGATTAATTTTAAAGAAAGTTTCATCTCAATAAAATCTCAATCAAATTagagataattaaatataattgaaGATATTTTTACTGGAATACTTTAAGGGAATTTTGGTTGTAATTTAACAAGCTATATTACTCTCGTATATTATGCACGGCTTGTTTAGGTTTTATTTACGAATTAGAGATAACTTTACTTTGTTTATAAACTATACATTATGTAAATAACTTGAATCAATCAATTTACATCTAAACTTTCAAGAGAGAAATATAGAAATAAAGTTGCTACTTCGAGAATGAGTGAAGGTTAAATCACGTGTACTCATTAATTATAATAGATTAACTCTTTGGGCAATGTCCCGTaatgaacaatttttttattgttttgtagcaTCAATATCTTTTTTGAGCAGATTGACAGCATTCTTAAATTCAGTGAACTCATCTTCATGGAAACATGGTGGGATTGTCATGTGTTGGACATCTTTAAAGTCTTGCCAATACTTACGGGCTTCTTCCTCTCTCTGGTCCATCAAGCAAATAATAGCCTACAAATTTAATATTCACAAGTACAGCTATTTTAGTTAAATTTCAAGTGTTAAAAGATTTGCTTTGTTTTTCATTACCACATTGCGAGGGGAAAGAGACACCATAGTTTGAATCCATgtcatttaatcattattctaattaAATCTTGGTAAATTTATGATACTTGAATTcgtctacatatatatatatataaaacaaggTACATAAATATAATATTGTGAGAAGAGACgtaccttttttttaaaatttaattattataatttattttttctattttaaatataattaaataattatttatttatatattgcatttaTAACAACTTCAAGACTCTAACTCAACattgaatatttttgtatttttctttttaccattttctttttgtaattttatatttgatatatcCCTGTTaaagtaattttctttttttagttttaattttattttttatttcagatttaattctaataattatttttatttatttaactttttagTGTGAACTctcttttgttattttatgttgttattatttgatttaacttttggttatttaatttttagttgcATCTTAAGTTAATTCTAATGTTAATcttaattctaatttaaaatttaaaattatctgTAGCCCTTCTCTAgcccttaaataagaggataacaCGTTTCCGTACAATCGAATCCACTTCCTCTTATATTGGCAACAATGTTAATAtaattgagttaagactcaatctgttattttatgacatttttatatagtaaatctTAACTTCGTTAGAATTTGgacttatttaattcattttagtaatataaaaatcaaattaatcaatttaataataaagagaCTAATTTGATTCAGCTCCTATAGGACCGTCTAGGTACTTTAGTGAATTAGAAAAGTtataaattagaatttttataattaaaaaaaataaacatgttttcaaTCATAAGTAAATTtatctatttcaattttttttttccaaccGTCCCCCCCCCCCTCCAACAAAAAATGTGTAAAGAAATTTAAAAcggtttttaaagtttttacaattttttacatGAATGCCTACTTATAgcaaacatataatttttttttaaatctaaaaatttgaaaaaaaataatgttttaaattagAATTGAAATATCACTTTATCTATCATATTAAAATTAACTTGTttcaaaaatgttttaaaataaattttggattAGTATTTGGTATACTGATagtgtatttttttattccacaaataGTCTTGAAAAATTGACacgtatatttttttaaaatatttattttttattattttattttactcataggACACTTGTTAATTCCCTAACACTGTGTCCTAAATAATTTCACATAAAATTTATGTATAcactttaaaaaaactaaaatctgattttaaaaattttaaactatttataTTTAAGGCtcgaaaaaataaattgttttaaaatacaatataaaaataatttatcaaaattttgtatGCTTAAAGGttgcaaaattttgaaatattatttttataatgatttcacaagtttttaaagtttaaaaagtttttctaataaaaagttttaaacaattaaataaaaaatatcttattaaaatttaaataaattacataagtattttaaattgttatttaggattttgaaaaataaagtgAGAATAGTAATTTTATCACCTTATAAAGGGGACGTCGTGCATCAGAATCCCCTCCATCTTCTACTAAGCATTTGCAGTTCAAAGCCTGTTGAACATCTCCCTGCACAGAAATTCCAAATCAAAAGCATGTTTAAGAGAAACCTTTTTTGTTCCAGCAGTTGAATATATATAGCATCCCTCAATGTTAGAAATTGGCCAAATACATTTCCCATTCAATCGAAGCAATTGTTAGAAACCATTAATAATGACAAAACTTGTTGGTCACTTGAGTGGCAGATTGTTGCATAATTGGAAACTAGAATTTGATGAAGTgaataaatttaaggaaaaaaaaatagaCCTTGTAGATATACAATTCTGCAAGCAGAATTTCAAGCTCGTAAACTTCATGCGGTTTGCCTTGCTCTCGGGCCTTTTCCAATGCTTTATTCAACACTTCCATGGCTTCATCTTCTTTTCTGCTCATTTCCAGCCTCGCAAGAACACGCTTCCAAAACAAATGCAGATAACACACTTGGTATACGCGTATAAAATTGGTGACTCGGAATAATTAGTACAAGATTACAAACCTGAATTTCCTTGAAACGAGGATTTTCATCAGCAAGTAACTCCTCCAGCTTTTTGATATCAGCATCAATGTTGGTTGACTTGCCTCCATGATTGTGATAATCAACCAATCTCTCGAAAGCCAGTTTACCTCCGTGAAGGGCAGAAAAGGACATGGACCTTGCGAGCTTCGGCTTTGGTTTCCGATTCCATGTACGGCTCACATATCTCCATCCCAAACCAATGCATATACCGCCCAGGATGATAAAGGGTGTCACCGTCACTGCTATTGTTCTATATTTATTCTCTGAATTCATCTTTTTAGCTGAGTTCTCCATTACAGACCTTTTATGTTTCTTTCTTAGGTGGTGGATATATATACACTATAGGTTTAGATTTATCAAAGCTGAAAAATGGGGCCACCAATGGAGGTCAAATTATATTGATTTCTTACTTGCTTGATAGGCAAAGAAAATCCCCTATATTTTCTTGGAATGAAATCAAGTTCAAACATTTACGTTATAATTCCTTACCCAcctcttaaaaattaaaaatccttTTATATTACCTGATTCCTTGCCAATAAACAAACATTACTTCCCTGTAAAGCAATAATATGATGCCTTCCTTGGCAACTTGGAAGATTGGAAATAGAAGTTTAGTGTTCCATACTTTATTTTGCTCTTCAAAGCAATGCCCAAATTCCATCAATAAACAATAGGTATTCTGATTTCATtctagaaacatcaaattcttcaTGGAAGCTGCACTCTGCCTTGGCTATGGACCTTTGCCCAGCATTTCACTTCGCACAGTGCCAGCCTCCACCAGACTTCATTTCGGGTTTAACCCTTCTTTTTTATCGGTTTCGAGTGGCTTCATGACGAAATGTCGTAGGTTCTATGGTCCGGGACCTCTTGCACTTGACAGGTCTAATTCGTCAATGGCTTCTGCAAACGAAAATGGTGGTGCCAAAGTTGTTCGAGGGGCAGTTGGGGCGTCTCTTGCTTTGGCTTGTGCATTAGGCATCATCGGTTGCGGCTGTAAGATGAACTTTAAAGCTATTGCCGGCCCGAAGCCTGTTTATCGGAAAGCTCCATCTTTCGAACATATTGCACCTCCAGCACCGAGGAAAATGGCACTCAAGTCATTGTTGGATGTCACAGTGAGCCTCGCTTCAAAAGAGGGAAGAAGGGCCAGGGACGTTAGTCCAGGGTCACATATCCCTGGTCCACGGCCTTCATCTCCATCAAAGGATCAAATTGATCAACTCAAGGTTCAGCTTTATACATAGTTATGTGATTTCTTGTTAAGCTCATTGTAGGATGCAATGATTTATATTGGttcattttttttagaaagaGGCAGTGAGCCTAATGAAACGTGGGCTGCCTGAGGAAGCACTATTTATGTTGAAGAATGAATACAAGAAATATGAAATGTCGGAACCTGAGTCGGCTTATTACATGAACATGGTActagttgaaattttgattagccAGGTATTTTCCCTTCATCGATTAATGCAAGTAGCCATTCACATTGGATTCCGTAGCTGGAACTAACTAGAGTAGTTTGAATCAACGAGTGTTGTTAAAATGGTGGTCATCCCATTTCGGGTTTTAAGTTAGATACCTAAGAGCTGTTAACTACATATATACTCCATATCTATGTTCCAAATATAGGTAGGTAATAAGTGTAATAATATGGaatctttagaaaaaaaattggaaatgCTAGAAGGGTGTTAACCGGTAAAAGTATTACGGAGTTCTTTGTGTTAAGATTTAGATTGTATTTTGCTCCTCAactcaaaaaatgagtaaattaatctcTGTACATTAGATAAAGAGCAAACCGATCctttagttaaaatttttatcaatttctatCTTGAAAAACTAGTCTCAATATATTAATATGAGACACATGTGACACACCATGTGTCACCGTCAAGTTATTTCATTAGCCACACCAGTTTTCAAttgtaaaaatggataaaaattttaacagaaataatcaatttactctttgatctaacatgtAAGAATTAAATTACTCATTTTTTAGTAGatggggcaaaatgcaatttgactcctaaTACAACAGATTTAATAATACTTTTTTCTAAAGTTAAACACATTAAGATAacataaaaatgatgaaaaataggttgtctttttttttttccttgatAGTGTGATTATCATTTATGTACAGGGAAAATATGAAGAAGCCTATGAGTTTATGACTACTCATGATCAGAAGATTTCAGAGTTGGATGTTCGGCCTACTCTTTACAAGGTACGTTATAGGACATCTAAATTGGGTTAGCAAAAGAATCTATGTTTAAGCTCTTAAAGTAGATAAGACCTTTCATCAGTCTTTCTTACTCTATTTTAACATGTTGATTTGCAAAATTTTGATTGAGAAATGATGTTTTattcctttgatttctttcctttgACAATATGCAGGCTATTATATGCACCATGTTAGATAAAGATGATGAAGCGCAGCGTTTATGGGATGATTTCGCAGGATCTGTTGGAGGGTTTTTCCCCCACGGTTTCTAATTGGCATGCATAATATGGCAGGAGAGTTGGGGGCATAAACAACAAAACTAATTACTTGCATACAATTTAGTCCGAAACAGAAACCCCATGATTTTCAAGTTAATTAGTATATCCATATGTATTTCTACCTTTAAGCCAGAGATTGCTCTTATGAAATCACTATTCTATGTGCTccatttatatatcaaattaaagattgaaatcaactAGAAATAGAAGAAAGATTTACCAATCATCATCACCAATTGCCAATGAGACGAGCTCAAAATTCTGCTGATATGAGCCCTGCATGTATTCTCTATTTAGTCCGAACGCTAACgaaatatttttagaataatgTTGATGACATATATGAGATGGAAGAATatgcataaaaataattttttaagagaAAATACTTACCCCATAAACATGACACATAGTGCATACaatatgtaaaataatataaGGTGATGCACAAATGTCTTTGTCCATAGAAAAAGCTCAAATAGAGGAGAAAAACAAACTGAAAAGAATAACTGTAATACTATAAAGATTCAAGATCACTCCAAAGATGCAATATATTAATCAAATAGTAATTGATATTTGCACCCTAACCTTGTCATCATAAGACCAACTTGATGATGAACAccaatcaataaaaaatttattgtcAAAAGCTTTAAGAGACCAatcacattatatgtacaaaaaGGCAAATCTCAAATGACCTATCCTCTTTAGCATCTTAAAGTCCATTTTTATGAACACTCTCTTAACGAAGTTCTCTGAGAATAGTTCCTAATAAATCTAGCAGTGCCCTTGTTGTAACACCTTGGACCCGATCTGATTGGTTTGATCTAGATCTTGGGTATTACCACGCTAACACAGACAAAAACTTAATctacttttacaaatttaaatcAATTACAAGTTACATAATTACAAAGTTTCAAAACTAAAATACATGATTACATATACAACTTCAACACATATAATAAGTTACAACGATACTTATATAAAAATTCTAATCCATTACAAATACCCCAAAGTAGGGATTTCCAAGTGACATTTCAGACCTTGAACACGTCGTTGAACTCATtctatatgcataataacccAATACGCCACTTCTTGGCATAGTTCTGGCATCGTCCCTCTTGGCGCAAACCCACGTCATCTCGCCTATAACATAACACACACatataagttcaaaagaacttagtgagggaAAACATCATTTACCTGAGTCATATTTTCACATTGCAACTGATAGTTCAGATAGACGATCTCATCATTCTTAACTTTCAACTTTGTCTTTGACAAATACTTCCTCAAGTTCTGTTCCCATATTCACGTCAGATACCATATCTTACTCTGAAATCACTTCCTCCTATCGAAGTGTTCAATACATCACTTACTTCATTCAATcaaaacaatcataaatctttatCCATTTCCTTTCCAGAGTTCAATACAATCAATGACAGCATTACGCTTGCAAACTTACTTTTGAGCCATCAAATCATCACAATTCAAATGAACGTGTGCACAGACGACAGATACCTCCTTCAAACATGCAAATTTATATCCTTATTTTTAGTCGAGTCATAGGCTTACATAACTCCTTTTTACCATATAAACTATAGAGACATAAAACCTTTCTAATCTTACTTATTTTGCTTAAGAGTCATGCTAAATGCGCCAAATTGGTTTATTGTAAAATCCATCACAAGAACATTCCTTTCGATATGCGACTAAGAACTTTATTTTGACGTGCCACCAAGGCATTTATTTTATAGTTCGCCACGAGGGATACTCTTTCATATCGCACCAAAAAGGCGTTCCGTTCATATTGCGCTACAAAGGCTATCCTTCAGGGTTCGTCGCGAGGGTTTTTTTTTCCTGACGTGTGATAAGTGCTTTTAAtgcgtttttgggtgattatttgatgttaattgtgaattttatgttcctaatcctttaaattcatgttttcatgcttaatagagcactttggagcaaaagaaacaaaaaccaaaaaattgGAGCAAGCTACAAAAGCCACACAAGCTAACCCATTTCATACGGGTGTGTGGTAGGCAATATCGTTTTCACGGGATTTCACACCGAACTTCGAAAAATCACAATTTTTAGATTTTTCAGGCATTCTAAGATGCATATATATGAACTTTATGATGGATTTTGtcatttgatttctattttacacaataaatacttagtttcttattctcaattatctGTGCTTAATTCTTTGTTTGATattctagattattgatccataTTTGATGTGCATAAATCGGAGGTTGAATAGACCCCTATTTTAGAGTAGATCTTGCATAGTTGAATGGAgctgcatgcaatcctaaaaataagACAACATAAGTCTACCAGATtatagtcaaatctaataggggaatccatagcaccagttaatgcgataataagggttttaattagaaagaaatttcaattaatcaacctaaagtcagttgctcttatac comes from the Gossypium hirsutum isolate 1008001.06 chromosome A06, Gossypium_hirsutum_v2.1, whole genome shotgun sequence genome and includes:
- the LOC107905713 gene encoding uncharacterized protein, whose amino-acid sequence is MENSAKKMNSENKYRTIAVTVTPFIILGGICIGLGWRYVSRTWNRKPKPKLARSMSFSALHGGKLAFERLVDYHNHGGKSTNIDADIKKLEELLADENPRFKEIQRVLARLEMSRKEDEAMEVLNKALEKAREQGKPHEVYELEILLAELYIYKGDVQQALNCKCLVEDGGDSDARRPLYKAIICLMDQREEEARKYWQDFKDVQHMTIPPCFHEDEFTEFKNAVNLLKKDIDATKQ
- the LOC107905719 gene encoding uncharacterized protein translates to MEAALCLGYGPLPSISLRTVPASTRLHFGFNPSFLSVSSGFMTKCRRFYGPGPLALDRSNSSMASANENGGAKVVRGAVGASLALACALGIIGCGCKMNFKAIAGPKPVYRKAPSFEHIAPPAPRKMALKSLLDVTVSLASKEGRRARDVSPGSHIPGPRPSSPSKDQIDQLKKEAVSLMKRGLPEEALFMLKNEYKKYEMSEPESAYYMNMVLVEILISQGKYEEAYEFMTTHDQKISELDVRPTLYKAIICTMLDKDDEAQRLWDDFAGSVGGFFPHGF